Genomic window (Streptosporangium brasiliense):
GCTCCACGAGCTTCCACAGGTTCGGCGTCCGCGCCTGGTCCAGATCGCTCCACTGCAGCCCCGCCACCCCGACCACCACGACCCTGGCGGGCAGCGACCGGGCCGAGGCGGCGGCCGTGCCGGCCCCGCACAGGGCCAGGAGCACGGCGGTCAGGAGCGCGCAGGCCGCGCGGAGGGCGGCGGGGCGCCGGCCGGTGAGCCGTGTCCCGCCCTCGTGCGCTGAACCCATCCGGTTCCCCCGTATCCGTCCCGTTGGCGGCCCTTTTCCCTCAGGCCCACGGTAACCTGCCTGGTCGTGACGACCGGCGAGGCGACCAGGACCAGACGGCCACCGTGGATGTGGCCGCTCGCACTGCTGCTCATCGCGGTGGCCGTGGCCCCGCTGGTGCTCCAGTGGCTCGGCAACGTCGACGACCAGCGCCTGGTCGACCTGGATGTGTACCGTACCGGTGGACAGGCGATCCTGGAGGGGCGGCCGGTCTACGACTTCGTGACGCCCGCGCCGCAGCTCCTGCCGTTCACCTACCCGCCGATCGCGGCGCTGCTGGCCACGCCGCTGGCCGCGATGGCCTGGCCGGCGGCGCAGTGGACGTGGACGGCCCTGGTCTTCGCGACGCTGGCGGTCAGCGTCGGACACGGCTTCCGCGCCCTGCTGGGCCCCGCCGTGCCGTACCGGGACGTGCTGGCCCGCGCCGTGCCGGGCCGGTGGGCGGCGCGGGGACGGGACATGCCGGGCCGGGCCGGCGGCATCGGCCTGCCGATGGCCTTCGCGCTGCTGATGGTCGCCTGCACCTACCTGATGCCGGTCAGGGACCAGGTCCGTTTCGGCCAGGTGGACATCCTGCTGGTCGCGCTCTGCCTGGCCGACTGCCTCGCCCGGCGCCCCGTGTGGCCGCGCGGCATGCTGATCGGCCTGGCCACCGCGGTCAAGCTCACCCCCGGCGTCTTCCTGATCTACCTGCTCATCACCGGTTTCGGCCCGGACGCGCGGCCGGAGCAGCGCAGGACCTTCTTCATGGCCGCCTTCACCGCGGCGCTGCTGACCCTGCTGCCCTTCCTGGTGATCCCCGCCGACGCCGCCGACTTCTGGTTCCACGCGCTGCTCGACCCCGAACGGCTCGGCGCCAACGCGGCCACCACCAACCAGTCGATACGCGGCATGCTCATCCGGCTCTAC
Coding sequences:
- a CDS encoding glycosyltransferase 87 family protein encodes the protein MTTGEATRTRRPPWMWPLALLLIAVAVAPLVLQWLGNVDDQRLVDLDVYRTGGQAILEGRPVYDFVTPAPQLLPFTYPPIAALLATPLAAMAWPAAQWTWTALVFATLAVSVGHGFRALLGPAVPYRDVLARAVPGRWAARGRDMPGRAGGIGLPMAFALLMVACTYLMPVRDQVRFGQVDILLVALCLADCLARRPVWPRGMLIGLATAVKLTPGVFLIYLLITGFGPDARPEQRRTFFMAAFTAALLTLLPFLVIPADAADFWFHALLDPERLGANAATTNQSIRGMLIRLYLPDWLTSLIWLALVAVVGWYGFRHARRALLDGHAAAGAALVGLMAVLLSPVAWIHHLAWVVVVLGALAGDGRDPVRVRVAAGVWLYYVLPIPWWGVAIKAAEVPVLSPVLGKIVQNGFGLGALALVWLLGVWLPRRREVFRTVQ